The Oligoflexus sp. genome contains the following window.
GCCTCGAAGAGGCCTTGGACCTTGCGCATGCGCTGGAAGGACCCTGGGGGAACGAAGCCTTTATCATCGGCGGCGGCCAGATCTATACCCAGTCGCTGCCGATCGTGGATCACATCTATATGAGTCAGGTGCCTCTGGATGTTCCGGGCGATACCTGGTACCCTGAAATCGATCCGAACCGCTTTCTTGTCAAAAGCCAGGAGACGATAGATGGCGCCACGCCCTTCACCTTCACCGTTTATGAGCGTAAACCCACCGCCGTCTGACGCGCTGCGTTTTTTGCATTGGAACATCAAGGAACTCGACAGCCTGAAGCTCAGCATGCCCGAGCACCTTCAGGTGGAAGCGGCCGCCGCCATCATCCGCGGCCTCGGAGCGGATCTTTTTTCCATCAATGAAGTTCATTGTGATCCGGCGCGCGATAACCTCGGCGATTTTTTAAAACGCTGCGATCCAGCTCAGTACCTGTCCCACTATCGTCTTTCTCCCAGCAACACAGGTCTTCGCAGCGACCCGGCGCGAAAAATTCCCGATCGCAGTAACTTCGGCTGGTTTCCAGGCCAGTACGCGACAGGTTTTGCCAGCCGTTTTCCCCTGGAAAAAACCCTCGAAATCCAAAAGCTCCGTTGGAAGGAATGGGATCCTTCGATGGACCTTGGCATCTTCAACCTCGGTGGAGTCAGCCCGGATGAAATCGAACTCTTCGATAAAAGTTTCACCGTTCATTGGCTGACACTGAAGGGAAGATCGCTGGCTGTGATCTGCCTGCACACCGTTCCCGCCTTCAGGTTCGGTCAGGATAAGAGTCCCAATGCGATCCGAAACAAGGCACAGCTCGAATTTCTGCGCTGGTTTCTGGTCGGGGAACCAAAGCCTCATATGAGCGCCATCGGCATTGAACCACTCCCAAAGGATCAGGCCTTCATCGCACTTGGTGATTTCAATTGCCCGCTCCGGGATGTTCACTGTCCGGGTGGTCCCGTGCTTTTGAATCTTCTGAATGATCCGCGCATCCATCCCCAGGTCGCCCGCATTCCGCTCGATATATTGGGGGATTTGCCGCGCCTCGATCCGACCATCACCTTCTTTGCCGATGGCTGGGATTACAACAGGCTGCCCACCGAACTCGATTATATCCTGGTGTCGCGCGAGCTGAAGATTCATCAGCTGACGGTGGTCTTCGCCAATCCCGATCGCCGGATTCATGGACTCTATGATCCGGATTCGGATCTGACGCCGCTATTGAGCGCTTTGACCGAACCCGGTCGTCAGGCAGGACTGCAGCGCGGCTCCGCCTTCGGACGCTCCGATCAAGTCGCTGTGGTGTCAGTGCGCGAGGATTTTGCCCGCTTGCGTGCGGGCAGTGATCATCTTCCCTTGGTTTTGGATTTTTCCTGGCAGGATTGATCAGAGTTCGCAGAAAACGGGCTTATAGATCACCTGACCATGAGCGTTGTGCTGCGCATCGAAGGTGACCGTGAGCAGATCGCCCACGCGCAGATTGCGGGTGGTAACGATGTCATCACGTTTCAGCCAGGTCATGCCTCCATAAAGATCCGGCCGTCCATCCTTGTCGATGAATATGCAGCAAACCGTGGAACCCTTAATATCCAGGATCTTGGCTGTCGTACCCACTTCAGGACAAATTTCCGACATCGGCTCCCTCCTCCTCTGGCCCTTCTTTTCGGATCAGACCCGCATGGACTGAAGGGTCCGTCCTAAGTGAGGAAGACTGGTAAAAAAGCGTCAATTCTTACCTGGCAGCAGAATGAAATAGCCTGCCGCCCGAAAGGACGACAAGCTTCGACTATTTTTGCGCTTTATCCATGCAACTCCCGATTACCGAAGGGAGAGCCAGACTCTTTTATACTCCGGGGCGCGGGCTCGCTTGTCAACGCGTGCAAAGTACTCATGTTTAAAGAAATTTCCCAAGGCTGATCCCAAAAACCGGCAGGGACTGCTTCTCAAATTTTTTCAGCTCCTGAACCAGCTTCTGCTCCATGATGCGCGCCTGCTCGTTCTCGGCCTCCTCCAGATTACGCGCATCCACCTCAGCGGGATGACTGGCTTCAGGATTGCGAACGCGCACCTCGGTTCGGACCGTGGAACGCGCTACGAGAGGCCGCGACCAGCCGGAATAGAGCGAGAAGAAGCAATGCGTTTCACCGATGTCCCAGCGGTAACCCACACTCGGGCGCAGAAGACTCTGCGCGGTATGAGTTTCGGCCGTAGCCTGAAAAAGTGTATTGGTCATCATACGATTCTGCGAATCCAGGATTTCAAGATGACTTTGTACGGCGCTTTTGATCGTGACCTCGCGCCACTCAAAAGCCAGCATCAGATAGAATGCCGAACCAAAGGGCCGATAGCTCGCTCCCATGCCGCGATGAGGCCCAAGGTCCACATGAAAAGGCAGATCCAGCGTCGGACTGCGAATCAGAAAGCCATCGCGGTCGACCAACTTGCGGCTTTTCACCTGGGTTTTGATACGAAGCGGCGTGGACCAATGATAGAAAAGATTCAGGGAAAAATAAGGACTGCTGTGATAATTCGCAACCGCACCCAGACCTTCGGGAAAGCCCAGCGGCAGCTCCAGACTCCATGGCTTCGGCTCGTCCTCGGCCGCGTGAAGCGCGGGCATCACAAGGAGAAAGATCAGGATGCAAGACCTCACGCTCATAGGTCACCCAATTCCGAACAGAGCCGGCGCGCTTCCAGATCCATGCGGAATTTTTTTGAAAAGACGTCCGGCTTTTGCCAATTCTCGCTCACCGTCACATGCAGGATATGCCCTTGCGCCAGGTCCTGGGCTATCACAAGACGACGACTGAGCCGCAGCTCCTGCCAGCGTCCTTCCGCGGTCTGCCATCCGGTTTGCATCAGTATGATCTGCGTGCTGGCACCTTCGTCCGTCAGCGTCTTTTCAAAGTCGATCCAGAGCGCTGGCAAGGCGTCAGCAGCCTTCTTTTCATAAACATCAAGACCAACTCGGGCACTGAGCGTGAAGTTCGTGCCAAGGCCGACTTCCCTGCGTAGAAAGCGGAACTGCACGCCGCGCGCGTCCTGATCCGACCATTCTTCCGGTTCGCCCTGCTCATGGATCACCTTCCAGCGTATGTCCGCGCCCTGGCGCGTCTCCAGCGGCGTTTCTTCATAAAACGCATCACCATCCATCGCAATACCGAGTTCAAAAAATCCAAGCTTGGTGATCGTGTCCATCCCTCCCGGCACTCCCGGTTCGGGCAGGGTCGCGCTCGGCTGGATGCGGCTTAAAAAGGTGGTTTCCAGGAGGGCCTTCAGATCCCCATACGCATCCAATCCAAAAATGTCCTGAGTCTTTAAAGGCACGCAGGCGCCCGCTTCGAGTTCACTGAGATAAGGCAAAGGCCTGGCACCTTCGCGCGCGGCCTCATCGCTTACAGCTTCACGAAAACGCCGAAAGACCTGCCGCAGATCCTGACGGCCATCCTGATGATAGCGTTTCAGAAGAGCATCACGTCCCAGTTTTTTGATGTCATCGAGGTGCTGAAGGAAGTCTTCGATGGTGTTCCAGCTTTTGATCTGTTCCATGTCGATGCTGGCCGCGGAAGGAAGTTGAGTCTCCGCCTCCATACCCTGCGTGCGCTGGCCGACCCGGACAACGATCGGGTGGCAGGCGTTCAGGAGGAGGGTCGCGCATAAAGGTATGGATACGCAAAGGCGCATACCGGGACCCCTCAATTCTTCATGAGTGAAACTAATGCAAGAAATTGGCCATATTTTTCAGACATTTGCAGCACTTTTACCCCCTTGGAAAGACACGGATAAACCGCATCGCCGACGGCCCCGCTTGCGCTTCACGCTGTCGAGAGGCCCGACACTGCCCAGGATTTCCCATGATTTTTGGGAAAGAAAGATAACTTAACTGAGCTTTGGCCCAGGAAGGCCGAAGGCGGATCTGCAGAGATATTTTTCCAAGGGCATACATGCGATTTCTTTGGCTCATCATATTGTTTCTAACTGGAATGGCCACACCAGCCCGCGCTGATGTTCCGACTTATTTCATCCAGGACGGAGTGCTGGATCTCAGGAACTGGGATCCGGTTCGCACGCCGACCTTCATGGTGCAGGGTCCGACGGAATTTTACTGGCAGAAATTTATTCAGACCGACGGCGCGCCTCTCGAAAGCCGCACGTTCATAGACTTCCCCGGCGCATGGAATCTGAAAGGCAAGTTCCCCAATCACGGCTATGGCTCGGTACGCCTGCGGATACTCCTGCCCAAAATTGAAGTCTTCAGCATCCAGTGGACCTGGATCTGGACCACGGTGGAAGCCTATGCGAACGGCAAGCTGATTCATAAAAGCGGACAGATCGGGCGCGATGCCGACAGCTCAAAACCCGGCAACGTCGCCCCCTGGATCACGCATCTGACGCCGCGCAACGGGGAAATCGAGCTGGTCCTTCAGATGAGCAACTTCGATCTTTTCCTGGGCGGGCACGTGGACCTCATCACCATGGGCAGCCAGGAAGGGATTTTGAAAGCGCGCGATAGGAAAGTGATCGTCGACTCCTTCATACTCGGATCCATCTTCATCATGGCCTTCTATCACATGACGCTTTTCCTGCTGCGGAGGCAGGATCCGTCCACGCTTTACTTCGGTCTTTTCTGCCTGATGATCGGCGCGCACATGACGGCCGGAACGCGCGCCGTCCTTCTCACCAGCTTCGGTGATGTGGCCTTTCGTGATCTGATCCTGCTCTATAACTACAGCTGGATGATCTCGATTCCCTGCTTCGGGCTTTTCACCGAGGCCCTGTTCCCGGATGAATTCACACCGCTGGTCAATCGCATCGTGATCACGACCTGCGCCTGCTTTCTGATCTTTATCGGCTCCACGGAGGTCCGCACCTTCATTTGGTCCACGCAGATCTATCAGATTCTTGCGCTCTGCGGAAACATCTATCTCATCTACGTGGTCGTGCGCGCCACCCGCAACAAACGTCCTGGAGCCTGGACCTTCCTCGGGGCCTGCGTGATGCTCGTCACAGGTTCGATCAATGACATGCTCATGATCCGCGGTTTTTTGAATACCATCCCGCTGGCGGCCGTGGGTCTTTTCCTCTTCATCTTCGGTCAGTCCTATCTGCTTTCCGTTCGCTTTTCGCGGGCTTTCACCCGTGCCGAGACCTCCGAGGCCCGGGTGCGGAAACTCGCCGATGACCTGAAGGTTCAGAACGAGCAGATCCTTGAACTGAATGAAACCCTGGAATCGCGCGTGGAAGAACAGACCCGCGAAATCCGTTCCATCATGGAGCACACGCCGATCGCGATCTTTGCCATCGAAGGCGAGGACGCTCTCATTCACCGCGATTATTCCCTGCGCATCGAAGATATCCTGGAAGAAGAGCAGCTCGCCGGCCGGCCCGCTTTGCCGCTGCTCTTCGCGGGCTCCAGCCTTTCGCTGGATGAACAGGATCAGCTGCAGCAGGCCATGAGCGCCATGGTTGGTGAGCCCGCGGTCGCCTTTGATTTCAATGAACAGAAGCTGCCCCGCTCCTTCACGCGGATCGCCAAGAATACCGATGTCCAGCAGTTTGAAGCCGTCTGGAATCCCATCGTGGATGAGAGCGGCACGATCAGTAAGATCCTGGTGGCTCTGACCGACGTCACCGAAGTCAGGCACCTCGCCAGCGCCGCGCGGGAACGAGCGGAGGAGCTGCAGACGATCGGTGAAATCATTTCCGTGAAAGATGAGGTCTTCCAACGCTTTCTGCGCAGCTGCAAGAGCTTCAATCTGCAGAACCGCCAGCTTCTGGAACGAGCGGATCCGCATGTCTGCGATCCCGAAGTGGTCAAAGTCATTTTCATGAATATGCATACGATGAAGGGATCGGCCCGGACGCTGCGTTTCAAAAAGCTGGCCGACATCTTTCACGATCTTGAAACGTCCTACACGCAGCTGGCGCGTCAAGGGCAGGCGACCTGGAATGTGCCGGGCATGCTGGACGATATGAATACGATCGACAGCGTTCTTCTGGAATATGAAAAAATCGCCGTCGAGAAACTGGGACGAAAGCTCGGCGAGGGCACCACGGCGGCGCTGCCGATTCCTGTTCTCAATGAAGGCTTTCAGGAGCTGCACACGGCCGCCGTGGGTCATGAGCTGAGGCCTGGACTTCGCAATCTTTATACGGCGCTGCAGGATGCCCTCTATATGCCGCTCCCTGTTTTGATGGAAGAAATCTTCGTCGATGTCCGAAGTCTCGCCAAGGATCTGGATA
Protein-coding sequences here:
- a CDS encoding dihydrofolate reductase; the protein is MKFSHVVACSKNRVIGHEGKMPWHLPEDLKLFKKITTGHVVIMGRKTFESIGRPLPQRLNIVVSQQNLNLPAEIRHASSLEEALDLAHALEGPWGNEAFIIGGGQIYTQSLPIVDHIYMSQVPLDVPGDTWYPEIDPNRFLVKSQETIDGATPFTFTVYERKPTAV
- a CDS encoding endonuclease/exonuclease/phosphatase family protein, with translation MAPRPSPSPFMSVNPPPSDALRFLHWNIKELDSLKLSMPEHLQVEAAAAIIRGLGADLFSINEVHCDPARDNLGDFLKRCDPAQYLSHYRLSPSNTGLRSDPARKIPDRSNFGWFPGQYATGFASRFPLEKTLEIQKLRWKEWDPSMDLGIFNLGGVSPDEIELFDKSFTVHWLTLKGRSLAVICLHTVPAFRFGQDKSPNAIRNKAQLEFLRWFLVGEPKPHMSAIGIEPLPKDQAFIALGDFNCPLRDVHCPGGPVLLNLLNDPRIHPQVARIPLDILGDLPRLDPTITFFADGWDYNRLPTELDYILVSRELKIHQLTVVFANPDRRIHGLYDPDSDLTPLLSALTEPGRQAGLQRGSAFGRSDQVAVVSVREDFARLRAGSDHLPLVLDFSWQD
- a CDS encoding 7TM diverse intracellular signaling domain-containing protein; this encodes MRFLWLIILFLTGMATPARADVPTYFIQDGVLDLRNWDPVRTPTFMVQGPTEFYWQKFIQTDGAPLESRTFIDFPGAWNLKGKFPNHGYGSVRLRILLPKIEVFSIQWTWIWTTVEAYANGKLIHKSGQIGRDADSSKPGNVAPWITHLTPRNGEIELVLQMSNFDLFLGGHVDLITMGSQEGILKARDRKVIVDSFILGSIFIMAFYHMTLFLLRRQDPSTLYFGLFCLMIGAHMTAGTRAVLLTSFGDVAFRDLILLYNYSWMISIPCFGLFTEALFPDEFTPLVNRIVITTCACFLIFIGSTEVRTFIWSTQIYQILALCGNIYLIYVVVRATRNKRPGAWTFLGACVMLVTGSINDMLMIRGFLNTIPLAAVGLFLFIFGQSYLLSVRFSRAFTRAETSEARVRKLADDLKVQNEQILELNETLESRVEEQTREIRSIMEHTPIAIFAIEGEDALIHRDYSLRIEDILEEEQLAGRPALPLLFAGSSLSLDEQDQLQQAMSAMVGEPAVAFDFNEQKLPRSFTRIAKNTDVQQFEAVWNPIVDESGTISKILVALTDVTEVRHLASAARERAEELQTIGEIISVKDEVFQRFLRSCKSFNLQNRQLLERADPHVCDPEVVKVIFMNMHTMKGSARTLRFKKLADIFHDLETSYTQLARQGQATWNVPGMLDDMNTIDSVLLEYEKIAVEKLGRKLGEGTTAALPIPVLNEGFQELHTAAVGHELRPGLRNLYTALQDALYMPLPVLMEEIFVDVRSLAKDLDKPIPQVVFQIPHILVRLEAEEVLRNTFVHLLRNALDHGIEAPDERTRRGKDTTGHLILTGEVQPHHVCLWLEDDGRGLNLRRLLALGRERRLLPLDTEPDAASCARLIFSDGISTARAVTAISGRGMGMAAVQSYIQEAGGSIHVELKPHVTISDEAAPFRLRLELPLSLFSQKMEWDEALSRSA